Proteins encoded by one window of Pirellulales bacterium:
- the dapB gene encoding 4-hydroxy-tetrahydrodipicolinate reductase, with the protein MSSTKLAIHGAAGRMGQRLIALAALDHNFTIVAAIERAGHPKLGEDAGLLAGAGKLDVPLSATLDRVADVIIDFSSPAGTLAIVKTCCERKVPLVVATTGLEADQLREVKEAASGMPLLWSPSMSLAVNLAMKLSAVAAGALKDHPTGADVEIIERHHRFKEDAPSGTALRFGEIIAAEMGQSNQQHGRHGRPGQRPHNEIGYHAVRTGDNPGEHTIIFSLLGETLELTVRATNRDCYAHGALSAARFLVGKPAGLYGISDVLGL; encoded by the coding sequence ATGTCCTCCACAAAACTCGCTATCCATGGTGCTGCCGGTCGGATGGGTCAGCGATTGATAGCGCTCGCAGCTTTAGACCACAATTTCACTATCGTCGCGGCAATCGAGCGAGCAGGTCACCCGAAGCTGGGCGAAGATGCCGGCCTGCTCGCCGGCGCTGGCAAGCTGGATGTTCCCTTGTCGGCCACACTCGATAGGGTGGCCGATGTAATCATCGATTTTTCCAGTCCGGCCGGAACGTTGGCCATCGTCAAGACATGCTGCGAACGAAAGGTGCCGCTGGTGGTTGCCACTACTGGCCTTGAGGCCGATCAGCTTCGCGAAGTCAAAGAGGCGGCCAGCGGGATGCCGCTCTTATGGTCTCCTAGCATGAGCCTGGCCGTGAATCTGGCCATGAAATTGTCGGCCGTGGCTGCCGGCGCGCTAAAGGATCATCCCACCGGAGCCGACGTCGAGATCATCGAACGGCATCATCGCTTCAAGGAAGATGCCCCCAGCGGCACGGCGCTTCGATTCGGCGAGATCATTGCCGCCGAGATGGGCCAAAGCAATCAGCAGCACGGTCGCCACGGTCGGCCGGGTCAGCGCCCGCATAATGAGATCGGCTATCACGCGGTCCGCACGGGAGATAACCCGGGCGAACATACGATCATCTTCAGCCTGCTGGGCGAAACTCTGGAACTGACCGTGCGCGCGACGAACCGAGATTGCTATGCGCACGGCGCTCTATCCGCCGCCAGATTCCTAGTCGGCAAACCGGCAGGTCTGTACGGCATAAGCGACGTCCTAGGGCTATAA
- a CDS encoding TraR/DksA family transcriptional regulator, with amino-acid sequence MKKVESKVYKERLLALRARLRGEVNQLANAALKKNRPDGAGDQSTMPIHMADLGSDNFEQEFTLSLMENEEDTLLSIESALERIEEGTYGQCEECGVKIPKLRLNAIPYAPLCVKCAQQLERR; translated from the coding sequence ATGAAGAAGGTCGAGTCGAAAGTCTATAAAGAACGCCTCTTGGCGCTACGTGCCCGGCTGCGGGGTGAAGTCAACCAACTGGCAAACGCCGCATTAAAGAAGAACCGGCCGGACGGGGCAGGTGATCAATCGACCATGCCCATCCACATGGCGGATCTGGGCAGTGACAATTTCGAGCAGGAATTCACGTTGTCGTTGATGGAGAACGAAGAAGACACTCTTCTGTCCATCGAGTCCGCCTTGGAACGCATTGAGGAAGGGACCTATGGCCAGTGCGAAGAATGCGGCGTGAAAATTCCGAAATTGCGTCTCAACGCCATTCCCTATGCTCCCCTGTGCGTCAAATGCGCTCAGCAGCTTGAACGTCGGTAA
- a CDS encoding SIS domain-containing protein codes for MLGAKLDVGPYLDRLHAEIDRVDHAEIRQMADLIYGAWQDGKFVFIFGNGGSGTTASHFAEDLGKSSLHEHHLKDESKKRLKVLSLTDNLGWIMAVGNDVGYDQIFVQQLMNYGSKGDVVLAISGSGNSPNVLAAVDWANRHGLKTFGLTGFAGGKLRGMAQAGLQVPLDDMGMVESIHLCVFHWVLNDVFARINHEGRHSAGSVPTAASK; via the coding sequence ATGCTAGGTGCCAAACTCGACGTCGGTCCGTACCTTGATCGCCTGCACGCCGAGATCGACCGCGTCGACCACGCGGAAATCCGCCAGATGGCGGACCTGATTTACGGAGCCTGGCAAGACGGAAAATTCGTCTTTATTTTCGGCAATGGTGGCTCGGGCACTACTGCCTCGCACTTCGCCGAAGACCTCGGCAAGAGCAGCCTGCATGAGCACCATTTGAAAGATGAATCCAAGAAACGACTCAAGGTGCTCAGCTTGACTGACAACCTGGGCTGGATTATGGCCGTCGGCAATGATGTGGGCTACGACCAGATTTTCGTACAGCAATTGATGAACTACGGCAGCAAGGGGGACGTGGTGCTCGCGATCAGCGGATCGGGCAACAGCCCCAATGTGTTGGCCGCGGTCGACTGGGCCAACCGGCACGGACTGAAGACATTTGGGCTAACCGGTTTCGCTGGCGGCAAACTGCGCGGCATGGCACAGGCCGGATTGCAGGTCCCGCTCGACGATATGGGCATGGTCGAGAGCATTCATCTGTGCGTATTTCATTGGGTTCTGAACGACGTCTTTGCCCGCATCAACCACGAAGGTCGCCATTCGGCGGGCAGTGTACCTACTGCCGCCAGCAAATGA
- the thrC gene encoding threonine synthase: MVAKTDLAFQKCISPRCGTTYGIDEVRVQCAVCGDLLDVVYDWDRARPPQSLSQFEQKWSRRYDRLCFSGVWRFYELLPFAPPSQIVTIGEGQTLLQPAPNVARFVGVEPDGLFLQYEGMNPSGSFKDNGMSAAFTHARTIGASRAACASTGNTSASLAAYCSVTRLMKAVIFVGSGKISYGKLSQALDYGALTVQIAGDFDDAMARVKEVSQELGIYLVNSVNPFRLEGQKTIMYRVLEALRWEVPDWIVVPGGNLGNSSAFGKAFAELREIGLIDRIPRLAVINAAGANTLYELYERRGLRWNSGSPNLESAGRYYGELDHAGRRASTIASAIEINRPVNLNKCLRALETCDGVVREVTDQEIMDAKAQVGAGGLGCEPASAASVAGARLLRHEGIIGTAERVVCILTGHQLKDPTATVAYHTTDQDKFNEVLGSRGVQRAAYANRAVAVPNDLNEIVKAIQLYS; this comes from the coding sequence GTGGTAGCCAAGACCGATCTCGCCTTCCAAAAGTGCATCTCCCCGCGCTGTGGGACGACCTATGGAATCGACGAGGTACGGGTCCAGTGCGCGGTATGCGGCGATCTGCTCGACGTCGTCTATGACTGGGATCGGGCTCGTCCCCCCCAGTCGCTATCGCAATTCGAGCAGAAATGGTCACGCCGCTACGACCGGCTGTGCTTCAGCGGGGTGTGGCGTTTCTACGAGCTGCTGCCGTTCGCCCCGCCCTCGCAAATCGTCACGATCGGCGAGGGGCAGACTCTGCTGCAGCCCGCTCCGAACGTAGCTCGTTTTGTTGGCGTCGAGCCCGACGGTCTGTTTCTGCAGTATGAGGGCATGAACCCTTCGGGCAGCTTCAAAGACAATGGCATGTCGGCCGCCTTCACCCACGCACGTACGATCGGCGCCAGTCGCGCAGCCTGTGCATCGACCGGCAACACGAGTGCCTCTCTGGCTGCCTATTGCTCGGTCACTCGGCTGATGAAGGCTGTGATCTTTGTCGGGTCGGGCAAAATCTCGTACGGCAAGCTTTCGCAGGCGCTTGACTATGGCGCGCTGACCGTGCAGATCGCCGGCGATTTCGACGATGCGATGGCCCGTGTCAAGGAAGTGTCGCAAGAGCTGGGAATCTACCTGGTCAACAGCGTCAATCCGTTCCGCCTCGAGGGGCAGAAGACGATCATGTACCGCGTCCTTGAGGCACTGCGGTGGGAAGTGCCCGACTGGATCGTGGTGCCCGGCGGGAACCTCGGCAATTCGAGTGCCTTCGGCAAGGCCTTCGCCGAGCTGCGCGAAATCGGCCTGATTGATCGCATTCCGCGGCTCGCTGTGATCAATGCCGCCGGTGCCAATACGCTGTATGAACTGTACGAGCGGCGCGGTCTGCGTTGGAACAGTGGATCTCCCAATCTGGAATCGGCCGGGCGTTATTACGGCGAACTCGACCATGCGGGGCGACGTGCTTCAACCATTGCCAGCGCTATCGAGATCAATCGACCGGTGAATCTTAACAAGTGCCTGAGGGCACTCGAAACCTGCGACGGAGTAGTGCGCGAGGTGACCGACCAGGAGATCATGGATGCCAAGGCCCAAGTTGGCGCCGGGGGACTGGGGTGTGAACCAGCCAGCGCCGCCAGCGTCGCCGGCGCGCGGCTGCTGCGGCACGAGGGAATTATCGGCACGGCCGAGCGAGTAGTGTGCATCCTAACCGGCCATCAACTAAAGGACCCGACCGCCACTGTCGCATATCACACCACGGATCAGGACAAGTTCAACGAAGTACTTGGCAGCCGAGGTGTGCAACGCGCGGCCTACGCCAATCGCGCCGTAGCGGTGCCCAACGACCTCAACGAGATCGTCAAGGCGATTCAGTTATACAGTTAG
- a CDS encoding signal peptidase II, whose protein sequence is MTAVPINRHLAFAAIAITGCLIDLATKRSVFHWLGMPDANRFNVWWIWEPYFGLQTSTNEGALFGMGQGMVWLFAAASFIAILAICYWLFVIGAARDWLLTIALATVMGGVLGNLHDRLGLWPVPDAPQLRMNAVRDWILFQWPPWVWPNFNIADSLLVCGGALLVWHALTQATPASGPRTEAAGRQA, encoded by the coding sequence ATGACGGCGGTGCCAATTAATCGACATCTGGCGTTCGCGGCCATTGCTATAACGGGTTGCTTAATCGATCTGGCGACGAAGCGCTCGGTTTTTCACTGGCTGGGAATGCCGGACGCCAACCGGTTTAACGTCTGGTGGATTTGGGAGCCGTACTTCGGACTGCAGACCAGCACCAATGAAGGTGCCCTGTTCGGCATGGGGCAAGGCATGGTGTGGCTGTTTGCAGCTGCATCATTCATCGCCATTCTGGCAATTTGTTATTGGCTGTTTGTCATCGGCGCGGCACGGGATTGGTTGCTGACGATCGCATTAGCGACTGTTATGGGGGGCGTGCTAGGCAATTTGCACGACCGACTTGGCCTATGGCCAGTGCCTGATGCCCCCCAATTGCGCATGAATGCCGTCCGAGATTGGATCTTGTTTCAATGGCCTCCCTGGGTTTGGCCGAACTTTAACATTGCGGATAGCCTGCTGGTGTGCGGAGGAGCGCTGCTGGTATGGCACGCACTAACGCAGGCCACCCCCGCCAGCGGGCCCCGAACCGAGGCTGCCGGTCGCCAGGCCTAA
- a CDS encoding ROK family protein, with amino-acid sequence MFLGVEIGGTKLQLGVGDGSGPPLIELVRLDVIGADGAQGILAQIRTAARALIVKHAVNRVGFGFGGPIDATGLRTVKSHQVNGWDDFPLAEWCQRELGLPAVLGNDADLGGLAEAHYGAGRNYNPIFYITVGTGIGGGFIVDRHVYRGGGHGAAELGHLRPGVKATDPHDTLESHAAGPGIAATMRRRLAQLPSTDDRNARDLVARCGGNLELLTAKIVGEAASAGNQLAMVSLQESLRVLGWAIAQMITILAPAAVLIGGGVSLMGEELFFVPVCREVERYVFPPFRGTYRIMPAQLGEEMVVHGALALAANADNITPNVKGRMTHY; translated from the coding sequence ATGTTCTTGGGCGTTGAAATTGGTGGAACGAAGTTGCAGCTAGGCGTTGGCGATGGCTCTGGGCCCCCGCTAATCGAATTGGTACGGCTCGACGTAATAGGCGCCGACGGCGCGCAAGGAATTCTAGCGCAAATTCGTACGGCGGCGCGAGCATTGATCGTAAAACACGCCGTCAACCGCGTTGGCTTCGGCTTTGGTGGTCCGATCGACGCTACTGGCTTGCGCACGGTGAAGAGCCACCAGGTCAACGGCTGGGATGATTTCCCTCTGGCCGAGTGGTGTCAACGCGAGTTGGGCCTGCCGGCCGTGCTCGGAAATGACGCCGATCTAGGAGGCCTGGCCGAAGCGCATTACGGAGCCGGCAGGAATTACAACCCGATCTTCTACATCACCGTTGGCACCGGCATCGGCGGTGGCTTTATCGTCGATCGACACGTCTACCGAGGTGGCGGGCACGGCGCGGCCGAACTCGGTCACTTGCGCCCCGGCGTCAAGGCGACGGATCCTCACGACACGCTCGAATCGCATGCTGCTGGGCCTGGCATCGCGGCGACGATGCGCCGGCGGTTGGCGCAATTGCCCTCGACCGACGATCGCAATGCGCGCGATCTGGTGGCCCGCTGTGGAGGAAACTTGGAATTGCTTACGGCCAAGATTGTGGGTGAGGCGGCCTCAGCTGGAAACCAGCTCGCAATGGTAAGCCTGCAAGAATCGCTGCGCGTGCTTGGCTGGGCTATCGCCCAAATGATCACAATTCTTGCGCCAGCGGCCGTGTTGATCGGTGGCGGCGTATCCCTAATGGGAGAAGAGCTGTTCTTCGTTCCCGTGTGCCGTGAGGTCGAGCGCTATGTCTTTCCGCCATTTCGTGGCACCTACCGGATAATGCCGGCGCAGCTCGGCGAAGAAATGGTCGTGCATGGGGCCCTGGCGCTGGCGGCGAACGCGGATAATATAACGCCAAATGTCAAAGGACGAATGACGCACTACTGA
- a CDS encoding Rrf2 family transcriptional regulator — MKLSRTVEYAIQATLQLAQSKTGGPVPCSQLAATSSMPERFLLQILRNLVTHGILTSTRGVVGGYMLHRRPEAVSLLDLIEAIEGPLVGSVPSSPALSEQTLAKLQDALNDVAAAERAELSRITLADLLPPAAEREPAPAPSVLARKAQ; from the coding sequence ATGAAGCTCTCGCGCACTGTGGAATACGCCATCCAGGCCACACTGCAATTGGCGCAATCCAAAACCGGTGGGCCAGTGCCCTGCAGTCAGTTGGCGGCAACCAGTTCGATGCCTGAGCGGTTCTTGCTGCAAATTCTGCGCAACTTGGTAACGCATGGCATTCTGACGTCGACGCGGGGCGTTGTCGGCGGTTATATGTTGCACCGCCGGCCCGAGGCAGTTTCGCTCTTGGACCTGATCGAGGCGATCGAAGGCCCTCTTGTGGGCAGTGTGCCCTCGAGCCCTGCCCTTTCCGAGCAGACGCTCGCCAAGCTACAAGACGCATTGAATGACGTGGCCGCAGCCGAGCGTGCCGAACTGAGCCGCATCACACTGGCGGACCTGTTGCCCCCCGCTGCGGAACGAGAACCTGCGCCCGCTCCATCGGTCCTGGCAAGAAAAGCTCAATAA
- a CDS encoding mandelate racemase/muconate lactonizing enzyme family protein — MKITEVITIPLCGATHDHGWPGGTDPNVQYNTLVELRTDEGIAGLGSCYTTRALVEGSLDLLRPHLIGESGLEPDRVAEKLRQSMFWLGRGGSVEHTISGLDIALWDLCGKALGQPVSRLLGGNYRDRIKPYASILFDDPPQLRDKLLEQRARGFRAIKMGWRPFGRVSRQMDEVLIKTARDAVGNDVELMVDAGGSEQFWPHGVTWARETARMLGDYGIVWFEEALRPDDVEGFRELRTTSPVLIASGEVLTRRQAFVPFITGRALDIIQPDITKCGGLSETRRLGWLAYDHGVLLVPHGWNTGVGVAADLALVAALPIARWVEFQVGVPYVEEIVSPPFALDADGMLRIPTGPGLGIELNREALDRYAGT, encoded by the coding sequence ATGAAAATTACCGAAGTCATTACCATTCCACTCTGCGGTGCAACGCACGATCACGGCTGGCCAGGGGGAACCGACCCCAACGTACAGTACAATACGCTGGTCGAACTCCGCACGGATGAGGGCATCGCCGGTCTGGGTAGTTGCTATACCACGCGGGCTCTGGTCGAGGGTTCGCTCGATCTATTGCGGCCCCACCTCATCGGCGAGAGCGGGCTGGAACCGGATCGTGTGGCCGAGAAGCTGCGGCAATCCATGTTCTGGCTCGGCCGCGGAGGTTCGGTTGAGCATACGATTAGCGGTCTGGATATCGCCTTGTGGGACTTATGCGGCAAGGCCCTCGGTCAACCTGTCTCGCGCTTACTCGGTGGGAACTATCGCGATCGAATCAAACCATATGCTTCGATCCTATTCGACGATCCACCGCAGTTGCGCGATAAGCTGCTCGAACAGCGAGCTCGCGGTTTTCGTGCCATCAAAATGGGCTGGCGCCCGTTTGGCCGCGTCAGCCGGCAGATGGACGAAGTGTTGATCAAGACGGCACGCGACGCCGTAGGCAACGACGTCGAGCTAATGGTCGACGCCGGCGGCAGTGAGCAGTTCTGGCCGCACGGCGTGACATGGGCGCGAGAGACGGCGCGCATGCTAGGCGACTACGGCATCGTGTGGTTCGAAGAGGCCTTGCGTCCCGATGACGTGGAGGGTTTTCGCGAGCTGCGCACAACTTCGCCCGTGCTAATTGCCAGTGGCGAAGTGCTCACACGACGGCAGGCTTTCGTGCCCTTCATCACCGGCCGGGCGCTGGACATCATTCAGCCCGACATAACCAAATGCGGCGGTCTGAGCGAGACGCGGCGACTCGGTTGGCTGGCCTACGATCACGGCGTACTACTTGTGCCCCACGGTTGGAACACGGGTGTGGGGGTGGCAGCGGATCTAGCACTAGTGGCGGCGTTGCCGATTGCGCGCTGGGTCGAGTTTCAGGTTGGGGTGCCTTACGTCGAAGAAATCGTTTCACCCCCATTTGCTCTGGATGCTGACGGAATGTTACGCATCCCCACGGGCCCAGGTCTTGGAATTGAATTGAACCGCGAGGCGCTTGATCGCTATGCCGGGACATAA
- a CDS encoding MFS transporter: protein MRRFHLIFSHHPQVRALSHPDASQSASPVKGIEVFAWTMYDWANSAYSTFQITILMLYLQQVVLPGAPGQIAYGYGIGISTLFAAVLSPILGAVADAHASKRFWLCVMTLAGALASVAMYFLPVEMSWAFVGLFFVTSLSFELAWGLYNAFLPEIADEKSMNRVSAYGFAMGYVGGGLALLIGVLVVQYGDVLGLPSNLAGDCAIGHEIDFDVALPPGDYSVTITVGDLREAHGPIDVSLNGKRVETVRTTRGEVLAYDYPVTLTGDKLSLQLTGPGTIEQAALAGVGISGGPLSRPLLFDFGTADSAAQAGSIWVTSEDEFKSYNRAALTAKSKAIPEKDLPEEISFGLRPVEGQPLESRDAVMVPRLKLGLLIMGLWWGLFSLPTLLILRDRVKPRAGRESLAATAARAVREVSKTLSGVRHFRVLFLFLIAFLIYNDGVATIITQSTVFAKEVLHIGAGELVFVVLMIQFVSMPGALFVGWLSGKLGEKQTLMMCIVVYIGWLLAAFFINTRLQFWIMGAVLALVMGGIQSVSRAIMGLMTPASRSGEFFGFFNLSSKATSFAGPILFSSILAWTGQPHLAILSLLVFFVVGGGLAWFVNVAEGHRRALEDT, encoded by the coding sequence ATGCGGCGGTTCCACCTCATCTTTTCGCACCATCCGCAGGTTCGCGCTTTGAGCCACCCCGACGCATCGCAATCAGCCAGCCCGGTGAAGGGAATCGAAGTCTTCGCCTGGACGATGTACGACTGGGCGAATAGCGCGTACTCCACGTTCCAGATCACGATCTTGATGTTGTACTTGCAGCAGGTCGTGCTGCCGGGCGCGCCGGGCCAAATTGCGTATGGGTATGGTATCGGCATCTCGACGTTGTTCGCGGCTGTGCTCTCGCCCATTCTGGGAGCCGTAGCCGACGCGCATGCCAGCAAACGATTCTGGCTGTGTGTGATGACCTTGGCGGGCGCCCTCGCCAGTGTGGCGATGTACTTTCTGCCCGTGGAAATGTCATGGGCGTTCGTCGGTCTGTTCTTCGTTACCAGTCTGAGCTTCGAGCTGGCGTGGGGACTGTACAATGCGTTCCTGCCTGAGATTGCTGACGAAAAATCGATGAATCGCGTCTCGGCCTACGGCTTTGCAATGGGCTATGTCGGCGGCGGACTGGCCCTGCTAATCGGCGTGCTAGTAGTGCAGTACGGCGATGTGCTGGGACTGCCCTCGAATCTGGCAGGGGATTGCGCCATCGGCCACGAGATCGATTTCGACGTGGCGCTGCCGCCTGGCGATTACTCGGTCACCATCACGGTGGGAGATCTGCGCGAAGCGCACGGCCCCATAGACGTGTCACTAAATGGAAAGCGTGTCGAGACTGTACGCACAACGCGCGGCGAAGTTCTGGCCTATGACTACCCGGTTACCCTCACTGGTGACAAGTTATCGCTGCAACTAACCGGACCCGGGACTATCGAACAAGCCGCTTTGGCCGGCGTTGGCATTTCGGGAGGGCCGTTGTCTAGACCGCTCTTGTTCGACTTCGGCACCGCGGACTCTGCCGCACAGGCAGGCTCGATCTGGGTCACGAGCGAGGACGAGTTCAAAAGTTACAATCGCGCCGCACTGACAGCGAAGAGCAAAGCTATCCCGGAAAAGGATCTACCTGAGGAGATTTCTTTCGGTCTGCGCCCGGTAGAGGGGCAGCCGCTCGAATCGCGCGATGCCGTGATGGTCCCCCGCTTGAAACTAGGACTGCTGATCATGGGGCTTTGGTGGGGCTTGTTTAGCCTGCCTACGTTGTTGATTCTGCGCGATCGTGTCAAGCCCCGCGCGGGGCGCGAATCGCTTGCCGCCACGGCCGCTCGGGCCGTGCGCGAAGTGAGCAAAACCCTCAGCGGGGTGCGTCATTTCCGCGTTTTATTTTTGTTTTTGATCGCCTTTCTGATTTACAACGACGGCGTCGCGACGATCATCACGCAATCCACGGTGTTTGCCAAGGAAGTACTGCATATCGGTGCCGGCGAATTGGTTTTTGTGGTGCTAATGATTCAATTCGTTTCGATGCCGGGCGCACTATTCGTCGGTTGGCTTTCGGGTAAACTTGGCGAGAAGCAGACCCTGATGATGTGCATCGTGGTTTATATTGGTTGGTTGCTGGCCGCGTTTTTCATCAACACGCGCTTGCAATTCTGGATCATGGGGGCCGTCTTGGCGCTGGTAATGGGGGGCATTCAAAGTGTCAGCCGTGCCATCATGGGGCTGATGACTCCGGCCAGTCGAAGCGGCGAGTTCTTTGGCTTCTTTAATTTGTCGAGCAAAGCGACCAGCTTCGCCGGTCCGATCCTATTCAGTTCGATCCTGGCGTGGACCGGCCAGCCGCACCTGGCCATCTTGAGCTTGCTGGTATTCTTCGTCGTGGGCGGCGGACTGGCTTGGTTTGTCAACGTCGCCGAAGGGCATCGCCGGGCCTTGGAAGATACATAG